The following are from one region of the Ostrinia nubilalis chromosome 28, ilOstNubi1.1, whole genome shotgun sequence genome:
- the LOC135085162 gene encoding uncharacterized protein LOC135085162 — MNVTGNEVGKLEIGHLGDLKRYYDLNHAIHQTPTANIWALTTENAIHRQGDPPGPPGPPDNYPDKPPPWLHPNYWGTTTTRATTTTTTTAVPPSVEEEPPSLLLPFQKAMDLYRMGYFSVFVSLGSHIVSEKSFNDVRLLSMSLEREFHRLHDDDKHILGFGEPFLGAFEHFVKQMGQLPADYIKSQAQILQHSIHFRREYFADQLNSLMDYIDSLYNEDEGVALVQSLDALNLFPKNTWNSYEILRNISDSLFAPYKRLAGTVKRELLVESLNDFLEKVGYTLLGEKNIFGVLNITDARRKYSNKTRFAVVGRETSSKTKHAITRNTPRSSVTNTKRETYDAENKLREINMKIKNAAVKIRKVTRKEPTAVTGSQPTYHTTQQKSRVRMGFKEKHPKIYDKYLQLKKKAHKKHRKKEKFREFKKRYFGNMFPKQQPKSGPQPDQIRQRPEETPQPNTDPPTQIPDKNSNPVITEPQQNEHVRQGPDPAEDDDNVPVVDKPMVEIQAPQEDTVPPGLQNLILGVPARTAYIPTTTEALTRRTFEPGRGPMKENIPVYFDGPNIGRLSPYLKQLIADMKGLKMGFFSMFLINLFEVVNRMDDEDLTALKWEAQNEAVRLFEVEHLLITFGEPFVSSMESLANHLSIFAKDVIKSAASMLHYTMVNRREGVTQDINSVIDYIDSLYEDHEGVELLRAVEAVKDFKLKSGLSATEVHRKVSKALYEPVRRLAGTAKKQILIDSLNRVIENHNVMPPEGVQRRQRGNISSDYKFHYNFFKTAKTIGTTYEINRNYKITNNKRNTKHIILRGPTTKVFTRPKLKASTAFTKNLKAAINVSNKNNQSRTMQHTKKETRKPKYKTIILYKPKENVKPKINKPTYFIHLTKTTVNNTYTAKTTKQLMPNNVIPKNKIIFARVSPGNKLNKRIDNQKFKAKPYDTITKIAQRNILRASSNNTIDTTDEEAEKEENNSAESPEIASTTIKPIKETYESSIQPKHKKGNHKHSKPPHLSKKEIRHLRHKHPKIYKKYLRHIKQSRHKSKHKSKSHKQHRKKSRQKKKTKKLKFKDIERHYEHLLKHYILRKTQIKTKINDSGELSEECLTLNLNNEYNDTKELHLEDTFNNIEKEVPTNNKANEKVKENHKNYTAPPNKAFENVQTTENWKQNRQIN; from the exons ATGAATGTCACCGGAAATGAAGTTGGCAAACTCGAAATTGGGCACCTCGGTGATCTTAAAAGATACTACGACTTAAATC ATGCTATCCACCAAACTCCCACAGCAAACATTTGGGCCTTAACAACGGAAAATGCCATCCATAGACAGGGTGACCCCCCTGGCCCCCCAGGCCCCCCAGACAACTACCCAGACAAGCCCCCGCCGTGGCTGCATCCTAACTACTGGGGTACCACTACTACCCGcg CTACAACCACAACCACCACGACAGCCGTCCCGCCCTCCGTGGAAGAAGAACCCCCCAGCCTGTTGCTACCCTTCCAGAAAGCCATGGACCTGTACCGTATGGGCTACTTCTCGGTCTTCGTCAGCCTGGGCTCCCACATCGTCTCCGAGAAGTCCTTCAATGACGTGAGGCTGCTCAGCATGTCTTTAGAAAGGGAGTTTCATAGGCT ACATGATGATGACAAGCACATTCTTGGCTTCGGAGAGCCGTTCCTTGGCGCTTTTGAACATTTCGTTAAACAAATGGGACAGTTGCCTGCCGATTACATCAAAA GTCAAGCCCAAATCTTGCAACACAGCATACACTTCAGAAGGGAATACTTTGCGGACCAACTAAATTCCCTAATGGACTACATAGATAGTCTTTACAATGAAGATGAAGGAGTAGCTCTAGTCCAATCTCTAGACGCTCTGAATTTATTCCCTAAAAACACTTGGAACTCTTACGAAATCCTCAGGAACATTTCTGACTCTCTGTTCGCACCTTACAAAAGATTAGCTGGTACAGTCAAAAGGGAACTTCTCGTAGAATCTCTGAATGATTTTTTAGAAAAGGTCGGCTACACCTTACTTggagagaaaaatattttcggTGTTTTGAATATAACGGATGCTAGAAGAAAGTATAGTAATAAAACAAGGTTCGCTGTGGTGGGAAGAGAGACAAGTAGTAAAACGAAACATGCGATCACTCGGAACACACCTAGAAGTAGTGTCACAAATACTAAGAGAGAAACCTATGATGCGGAGAATAAACTTagagaaataaatatgaaaattaaaaatgcagCTGTTAAAATTAGAAAAGTAACAAGAAAGGAACCAACAGCAG TAACAGGTTCACAACCTACATATCACACAACTCAGCAAAAGTCACGTGTAAGAATGGGCTTCAAAGAAAAACATCCAAAAATATACGACAAGTACCTGCAACTGAAGAAGAAAGCGCATAAGAAGCATCGGAAAAAGGAGAAGTTTAGAGAGTTCAAGAAAAGATATTTTGGGAACATGTTCCCAAA GCAACAGCCTAAGTCTGGACCACAGCCCGACCAAATAAGGCAAAGGCCTGAGGAAACCCCGCAACCAAACACAGATCCACCAACTCAGATTCcagataaaaattcaaacccaGTCATAACAGAACCTCAACAAAATGAACACGTCAGACAAGGCCCAGACCCTGCTGAGGATGATGATAATGTGCCTGTGGTTGATAAACCCATGGTGGAAATACAAGCACCACAGGAAGACACAGTGCCTCCAGGATTACAAAATCTAATCCTTGGCGTTCCAGCCCGAACTGCGTATATCCCAACAACTACAGAAGCTCTGACAAGAAGGACATTCGAACCTGGAAGAGGACCTATGAAGGAGAATATACCAGTTTATTTCGATGGGCCTAATATTG GACGGCTCAGTCCATACCTGAAGCAGTTGATAGCGGACATGAAAGGCCTGAAGATGGGTTTCTTCTCGATGTTCCTGATCAACCTGTTCGAGGTGGTGAACAGGATGGATGACGAAGACCTGACCGCCTTGAAGTGGGAGGCGCAGAACGAGGCGGTGAGATT ATTTGAGGTGGAGCACCTTCTGATAACCTTCGGCGAGCCTTTCGTATCAAGCATGGAGAGTTTAGCCAATCATTTGTCTATTTTTGCCAAAGACGTCATAAAAA GTGCGGCCAGTATGCTCCACTATACCATGGTGAACCGACGCGAGGGTGTGACGCAGGACATCAACTCCGTCATCGACTACATCGATTCCTTGTATGAGGACCACGAGGGTGTGGAGCTGCTCAGAGCTGTGGAGGCCGTCAAAGACTTTAAACTTAAGTCGGGACTTAG TGCCACAGAAGTTCACAGAAAAGTATCTAAAGCGCTCTACGAACCAGTCCGAAGGCTTGCCGGCACAGCTAAGAAGCAGATCCTCATTGACTCATTGAATAGAGTCATAGAGAACCATAATGTGATGCCTCCAGAAGGTGTACAGAGGAGGCAAAGAGGCAATATTAGTAGCGATTATAAATTCCATTACAATTTCTTTAAGACTGCTAAAACAATTGGTACTACTTATGAAATAAACAGAAATTACAAGATCACTAATAACAAAAGAAATACTAAACACATTATTCTTCGTGGACCTACTACAAAAGTTTTTACGAGACCGAAACTTAAAGCCAGTACAGCGTTTACAAAGAATTTGAAAGCTGCAATCAatgtatcaaataaaaataatcagtcAAGAACAATGCAACATACTAAAAAAGAAACGAGAAAACCTAAATATAAAACGATAATCTTATATAAACCAAAAGAAAATGTTAAGCCAAAAATTAATAAGCCGACGTACTTCATCCATTTGACAAAGACTACAGTAAACAATACATATACAGCAAAAACTACAAAGCAGTTGATGCCTAATAATGTGATACCgaaaaacaaaatcatttttgcAAGAGTAAGCCCTGGGAATAAGCTAAACAAACGTATTGATAATCAAAAATTCAAAGCGAAACCCTATGATACAATCACAAAAATAGCTCAACGGAACATTTTAAGAGCTTCTTCAAATAATACTATAGACACTACAGATGAAGAAGCAGAGAAGGAGGAAAATAATTCAGCAGAATCTCCAGAAATAG cATCAACCACAATTAAGCCTATAAAAGAAACATACGAATCTTCGATACAGCCGAAACATAAAAAGGGTAATCATAAGCATTCAAAGCCCCCTCACTTGAGCAAAAAAGAAATAAGACATTTAAGACATAAGCATCCAAAGatatacaaaaaatacttaagACATATCAAACAAAGCAGGCACAAGAGTAAACATAAGAGCAAATCACACAAACAACACAGAAAGAAAAGCAGACAGAAGaagaaaacaaagaaattaaagTTCAAAGATATAGAACGACACTATGAACACTTACTAAAGCATTACATATTGAgaaaaacacaaataaaaactaaaataaatgacTCTGGAGAACTATCAGAAGAGTGTCTCACTCTTAATTTGAACAACGAATACAACGATACAAAAGAATTGCACCTGGAAGACACATTTAACAATATTGAGAAAGAAGTACCCACTAATAATAAAGCCAATGAAAAAGTAAAAGAGAATCATAAAAATTACACAGCGCCTCCCAACAAAGCTTTTGAAAACGTGCAAACCACAGAAAATTGG AAACAGAACAGACAGATCAATTAG